Within the Maniola hyperantus chromosome 7, iAphHyp1.2, whole genome shotgun sequence genome, the region gcgagagggactgagggggccacgccagttgcaaatctggacatatctgtggaatattctaagcctttgttcaccaacagcgccccctgtcaatgtcattcaagtgccaaatgagccttgtcgcactgtatttacTACGCACCACATAGATTATGGTAACTATTATACAGTTAATAACAGCACCAACGACGCATACTTTTAAACTTAAACGGTCTTAAAAAGTACTCActaatttattgttttgtttttcccTTTCAGTTTTTCTGATAATTTCATCGCTTTCTAGTTCGTCTTGTTCCTTCCATTCACACGCTATTCTACTAGCTTCATCCTCTAATTCGTCTGCTATTCTTCTTTCTCGGCTGAAATTCTCTACGAATATATCCTCTCGTATTTTTTGCATTtgctaaaatattaaattaatatgtatGATTAGAAATTAAGCTTATTTccaactacgggatataaatatgtatttatagtccgtacaataTTGGCGTTCTCAACTTTTTACCaattgtttctcttaaaaaAATTCAGCTTTGTAGGCAAGGAGGGTGTATATTTTGCAATATGGTTAATTTTTCTTACAATTTCATGTAACTTCTTCTGTTTCTCCCTTCGTAGCTCTTCCATTGCGACGTTTATTGTGTTCAGGTCCATTTCTCTTTCGTGTCTCTTTTCACTGTTTATACGCGATAACTTTATCTGATGACCGTCTATGAAGTTCTGTTTGTTCAGCAGTTGTTGATCCCTTTTCCTCTTGATTGCTGAAAATGTTTTACAGTACATGTTTCATGCATGTTTTACAAATTTACAAGGaatcaaaagtttaatttgcaaGAAGAACAATCGCACTGAGTAGAACTCAGTGAGGGGAGAGGTCTAGCAGTTTGAAAACTTATCCAACAAGTTTTTGTACTGTgcaacatattaaaaaaaaactatttaatacctacagtgcgacaaggctctcttggcacttgaatggcattgacaggggggcgctgttggagaacaaaggcttagaatctgtgcttagaatattcaaacaaaaacaaaggggacacttcacagcaacgttagttccgattttcgccacgcgccaagatagccttgtcgcactgtacacctAAACCTACATACTTGTATCAAGACCCGTACCTACGTCTAATTTCTAAATGAATCAAGGAAACCCTGTTATATTCTAATGACACCATACCAAGCTGTTGGATCTACTTCGATATGCATTTATAGACTTTGGAAAACGCCGAATAATACAATTTTCAAGTTTTGTTTTTATGACGTTaatcgattaaatttttttaaagtcataaACTTCTCCCATCTTTTTGTCTCAAAAGTGATATTCTTGCATTTCTAATCTGTGCAAATACCATCATAGTAATCCTGTTccatcttcttcttcattctttCCAGTCTTCTGTTTTCTATTGCTCTCTCGTTCTGCAGTGCTTCTTGTCTCTTTCTGTGAGCGCTTGCGATTTGTTCGTCGTATGCCATTCGACGCTCGCGCATTTCTTGTTTTAGCCTTTCTGCTTTTGCTCGTTCTATTTCTTCCTATTGCAGAATAactattttaagtacctacatcttGTAAGTACATTGCCAAAAGTGGGATCTGTAGTTTTATCACATTACTCAACatgttaagtatacctacctagtgtaaataacgtattttttaaaaatcccgtgggaactctttgattgtccaggtctttaataaCCATGCCAAAAtaacgtcgatctgttgctccgttgcgacgtgattgagggacaaaaaAACACAAAGTGTGTTACAATATTATATATAGTAGGTAGCGATTTTGAGACCCAGTTGCATGGGTGGTGGTGGGTGATGGGTGGGTTATTTACCAAAAATATAAACCATGAAACAAACTTAAAATCACGTTATTCAAAGCATCTTCCTGTAATAATATGGTCTTTGTTTTAGATGTTTAGAGGGTAGGTATTTGGAGGATAATTTTTTGATTGATTTCATTATTAGCTATCTGTATACAGtatgtggcagaaagtaatgtacaacggcctttagaatgacatttcggctttgtaaagctttgtttctgtcacttatacctatatgatgttttgtcggtctcaatgacagataCAATGCTATATATCCGCTAtcccttctaaaagtcgatgtacattactttctgcgcgtactgtacctaagtTTAGATTAACTTTGCAATTAATGTCTAAGTTTCAAACAATAAGATTGTTTTAAagctaaaattatttttaatgcaaaCTAACCTTTATTTTGACATCGTTTACAAGAACTTGGTGCCATAATTCATCGACCTCCGCCTGGTTTTGTTCTATCAACTTCTTTTCATGCATTTGCATCTGTTGCATTCTCCGCAAGTCAATCTCGTCTCTCTTTGTGCATCTCATGCCATTAGCTCTATCAATAACAAATATTAATACTCGCCTACTTACATAATCCATAAtccatctctacatagtataaaataaagtcgcgccccgtgtctgtatgtatgtatgtatgtatgaacgcgtagatcttttaaactacgcaacgaattttaatgcggttttcaccaatagatagagtgattcaagaggaaggtttatagctatagtttaactctcaaaaaattagagatccctagaaaaattgaagtaatgtgaattaggtcggaaaaatcctttttcagaaaaatttgagagtttccgaggcaatgacacctcaatgacaccacattagtatctacattgcacctatgcgaagccgggggtcgcttgtttataataaacgcgaaagtgtgtctgtctttctatctgctcgccttttacggcccatccgttttgacgaaatttggctatagcttgcttcccggggaaggatataggctactttttatcccggaatattaaagagtttccatgggatttttaaaaagctaaatccacgcggacgaagtctcgggcatcatttagtacaCAAGTACTTACACAAATATCTGGCTTGCCTAACACTAAAATGAACACATTCACCAACTCCAATAACGTGTTAGCGTAGTGGTTGAGGCATCCGCCtcgtaatcggaggtcgggggttcagtctagaggtgtcaaatacaggttcatgtgtgtatcacaatattatcacgtgttacagacaaatatttaataattattaacgttacattattttgttacaaaaaaaaattgcttgaaccgtgaggcgcaagcagaaaaatgggtgcaagcgattttcgaccttattgacatacgtcagaaaacagcattttagcaatctatgaattatactgagcaagaatatgacaaaaaacaactttctcataaccgtcaataaggtcgagatttgcttgcaccgatttcaccgtgaggcgcaagcagataaatgggtgcaagcgatttccgaccttattgacatagggattttcagtcccgggcacgcatctctaacttttcggagctatgtgtgttttaagtaattaaatatcacttgctttaacggtgaaggaaaacatcgtgaggtaacctgcacacctgagagttctccataatgttctcaaaggt harbors:
- the LOC117984080 gene encoding cilia- and flagella-associated protein 53-like, whose protein sequence is MAECGYCKEKESKIEKYEEEIKKEKERECLKALEREKIANGMRCTKRDEIDLRRMQQMQMHEKKLIEQNQAEVDELWHQVLVNDVKIKEEIERAKAERLKQEMRERRMAYDEQIASAHRKRQEALQNERAIENRRLERMKKKMEQDYYDAIKRKRDQQLLNKQNFIDGHQIKLSRINSEKRHEREMDLNTINVAMEELRREKQKKLHEIQMQKIREDIFVENFSRERRIADELEDEASRIACEWKEQDELESDEIIRKTEREKQNNKLKAAQEYKCYLERRNHELETKKHERKATMDRVKRMAYNELRKNLDSANEELRRQIEYKNTLTNQIRENQTIMELELNGMERKQRPFTKKAIMFKEAMQDKVGQLDTSENPVHPFKKMLQIHKVDNRISSLPFINK